The genomic window CCTTCTGCACGTACTTCTTGGCCGGCTCGGAGAAGCGGGCGCTGTGCTGGAACAGCGTCCGCATCGCCACCCCGCGCGCCAGCGGCCCGCGCACCGTCGCGAAGGCCTCCTCCAGCGTGCCGCCGGCCCCCGGTCCGTCCGGCTGCGCGCTGAGAATCTCCCGCTCCGCCCGCCACAGCACCTCCCCGACCGCCTCCCGCACGGCCCCCCGCCCCTCGACGTACCGGATCCGCCCCCGCGCCTCCCCCGCCTCGCCGTCCCCGCCCTCGGCGAGGACCAGTCGGACCGCGGTCTGCGTGGCGTACCGCTCGAGGCTGCTGAGGGTGTCGGCGATCCGCAGCAGCGACTCCAGCGATAAGTTGACGGGCGTCGCGCCCCCTTGCGTCGATGTACTGCCTGCGCTCATGACATCGTCCTTTACCTGGATTTCCTCCTGGTCACGGTGCCGCGGCCACGGGCGCGTCCCCCCTCCCCGCCCCCCGGACCCCCTTCCCCCGGCCAGGCCCCCGCCGGCCCCGCGCACACCGATGCCGTTATGCCACACCCCACCCGCCCCGGCTTCTTCCCGGTTGCCCTCCACCGGGTCCCTCGCGCCGCGACCGCCCTCCAGAGCCCGCACCACGCGGACCGGCACCCACGGATCAGTGCTCACGTCCCGCCCACCGGAGTCCGGCAGGCGGGACGGCTCCCGTGGTCAGAACGAGTTCGCGTCGATCCAGCCGTCACCCATCGGGTCCTGCATGACCTCGCACATCGCGATGTTGTACGACCCCGTCGCGGTGGCGCTGCTGATGACCTTGCCCCGCGGGATCCCGGCGGCAGTGACTCGCGAACGCGAGCCGCAGGCTGATGCGTGCGGAATGCGTGCCGCAGGCCAGTGGCCTCCTCACCCTGACCGGGTGAGGAGGCCACTGGCCTGCGAAGAACACGAGTGGAGCCTAGGAGATTCGAACTCCTGACATCTGCCTTGCAAAGGCAGCGCTCTACCAACTGAGCTAAGGCCCCGCGTCGGAAACAGCGTACCGGGTCGGGTGGCGTGGGCCGAAACGGGATTGCGGGCGCCTAGGATGGTTTGCGGATTCGCAGGCGCAAATTTGGGGGGCGGTATGAACGGCTCGGGACAGGGCGGCTCGGGGCAGGACGCCGTGGACCGGGCGATGGAGGCCAGGGAGCTGCAGCGGGGGTGGTACGGGGAGCCGTTGGGGGAGTTGTTCCAGCGGCTGATCGGGGATCTGGGGCTCAATCAGGCGCGGCTGGCCGCGGTGCTCGGGCTGTCGGCGCCGATGCTGTCGCAACTCAAGAGCGGGCAGCGGGCCAAGATCGGCAACCCGGCGGTGGTGCAGCGGCTGCAGGCGCTGCAGGAGCTGGCGTGGCAGGTGGCCGAGGGGCGTACCGGGGCGCTGGAGGCGGCGGCCAGGATGGACGAGATCCGCGAGTCGGCGGGGTCCTCGGTGCTCGGCACGACCTCGCATCCGGCGGCCGCGGCAGCGGTCGCGCCCCGGCAGGTGGTGCGGGGCATCCAGGAGGTGCTGCGGTCGGTCGCGTCGGCCGAGGAGATCGAGCAGGCCGCCCACTCCCTCGCGCGGAGCCATCCCCACCTGGCAGAGTTCCTTCGTGTGTACGGCGCCGGGCGGACGAGTGAGGCCGTGGCCCACTACGAGGCGCACCGGGACTGACGTCAGCTGGACAGCACGGGGACGGCAGGCAGGACAGCAAGCAGGCCGGCGAGCAGGGGGAGAGCGGTACGCCATGGGTGAGGTCTTCGCGGGCCGTTACGAGCTGGTGGACCCGATCGGGCGCGGCGGTGCCGGCGCGGTCTGGCGGTCCTGGGACCAGCGGCGGCGCCGCTACGTGGCGGCGAAGGTGCTCCAGCAGAGCGACGCCCACGCGCTGCTGCGCTTCGTCCGCGAGCAGGCGATGCGCATCGACCACCCCCATGTGCTGGCGCCGGCGAGCTGGGCGGCCGACGACGACAAGGTGCTGTTCACCATGGACCTGGTGCACGGCGGCTCGCTGTCGCACCTGATCGGCGACTACGGGCCGCTGCCACCGCGCTATGTGTGCGTGCTGCTCGACCAGTTGCTGTCCGGGCTGCACGCGGTGCACGCCGAGGGCATCATCCACCGGGACATCAAGCCGGCCAACATCCTGCTGGAGGCGACCGGCACCGGCACCCCGCATGTGCGGCTGTCGGACTTCGGCATCGCGATGCGCCAGGGCGAGCCGCGGCTGACCGAGGCCGACTACGTGGTGGGTACGCCCGGATACTTCGCGCCGGAGCAGATGATGGGCGCGGAGCCGGACATCCCCGCCGACCTCTACGCCGTCGGCCTGGTCGCCCTCTACCTGCTGAGCGGGCGGAAGCCGGACTCGCGCGCGATCGCGGAGCGCTTCATGGCTGAGGGTGTCCCCGGGGCGCCGGTCGGGGTGCCCGAGCCGCTGTGGCAGGTGATCGGGGCCCTGCTGCGGCCGGACCCGCGGGCCCGCTTCCGTACCGCCACCGGG from Streptomyces sp. NBC_01198 includes these protein-coding regions:
- a CDS encoding serine/threonine-protein kinase, translated to MGEVFAGRYELVDPIGRGGAGAVWRSWDQRRRRYVAAKVLQQSDAHALLRFVREQAMRIDHPHVLAPASWAADDDKVLFTMDLVHGGSLSHLIGDYGPLPPRYVCVLLDQLLSGLHAVHAEGIIHRDIKPANILLEATGTGTPHVRLSDFGIAMRQGEPRLTEADYVVGTPGYFAPEQMMGAEPDIPADLYAVGLVALYLLSGRKPDSRAIAERFMAEGVPGAPVGVPEPLWQVIGALLRPDPRARFRTATGARKALAGAVELLPEPPPGEEPVEIFDQIGPLPEGFGPDGPLAAGPVAASVRPPAPQAPPAPPRQAPEPAYVSATAGYPLAAPAHPPTRTDVPAPAAPQAAHPMPQPQPQPQPQQSSPTPQPPRPAAAGPEAAPPARRRKPGPPASVVIPVLVLAAICFAVGFYALAGS
- a CDS encoding DNA-binding protein; this encodes MEARELQRGWYGEPLGELFQRLIGDLGLNQARLAAVLGLSAPMLSQLKSGQRAKIGNPAVVQRLQALQELAWQVAEGRTGALEAAARMDEIRESAGSSVLGTTSHPAAAAAVAPRQVVRGIQEVLRSVASAEEIEQAAHSLARSHPHLAEFLRVYGAGRTSEAVAHYEAHRD